In Lewinella sp. 4G2, the DNA window CCTCATTTTCTTCCTCGTCACTACCACCATCGCCGAAGAAAAGGGCGTCCTCGTAAAATTGCCAGAGTGGTCCACTGATGAGATCACCGAGCCGTATCCGGAGGAAAAAGTAATGACCGTGCTCATCAACAAAGACAATGAGCTCCAAATTGAGGACGAGTTAGTGGCGCTGCCGCAGGTGCGGGGTTTGTTGGTCGACCACCTCCGCAAACCGGGGGCCCAACCGGGCGAACGCATCGTATCCCTCCGCCACGACCGGGGGACGGCCTACGCCAAGTATCTCGCCGTATACGATGAACTGAAAGCCGGCTACCACGAACTGTGGGACGAGCTATCGCTGAAAAGATATGGGGTCCGCTACGACCTGCTGGACAAAGCTCAGCAAACGGACATCCGCCAGGCCATCCCAATGGTCATCAGCGAAGCGGAGCCAACGGAGGTGTAAGGAAGGCGACCGGACGGCGGATTAGTCGGAC includes these proteins:
- a CDS encoding biopolymer transporter ExbD — encoded protein: MSNKKTRRETPAVNAGSMADIAFLLLIFFLVTTTIAEEKGVLVKLPEWSTDEITEPYPEEKVMTVLINKDNELQIEDELVALPQVRGLLVDHLRKPGAQPGERIVSLRHDRGTAYAKYLAVYDELKAGYHELWDELSLKRYGVRYDLLDKAQQTDIRQAIPMVISEAEPTEV